A single window of Achromobacter xylosoxidans DNA harbors:
- a CDS encoding acyl-CoA dehydrogenase family protein produces MDSPAQPAVATATPVPDARGLNLFRADPYAAPLARRYLPAALHAHLLPHLDRLGELAGGVMDELAATADKHPPTLSVRSRAGADESRIDKHPAYVELERLAYSEFGLAALSHRGGVLGWPEPMPAAAKYALSHLFVQAEFGLCCPVSMTDSLARTLRKFGDPALVERVLPQVTSQDFDALRQGAMFMTEQGAGSDVSATEVTATRQDDDSWRIHGDKWFCSNPDAGFAMVLARSESEPGLKGVSLFLLPRDLADGTHNHYRILRLKDKLGTRSMASGEIRLEGAVAWLVGERGKGFKHMADMINNSRLSNGMRAAGLMRRAVTEATYVSQHRRAFGKRLIDMPLMQRQLVKMTVWAEQARSVMFQTARALADADQGRGDPALARILTPLIKFRACRDARKVTGDAMEVRGGCGYIEEWTEPRLVRDAHLGSIWEGTSNIVALDVLRAIRKEGSLPALRRHVDQLLAEGLPCPPALAATQADALERTYALAEHAAQGDHAELARQAASLLYHAVSMAALRWEAAGDGLASRALLADQVLQHRLAPRDPCAIPADESAACRGILQHAL; encoded by the coding sequence ATGGATAGCCCCGCCCAGCCCGCCGTCGCCACCGCCACGCCCGTCCCGGACGCGCGCGGCCTGAACCTGTTCCGCGCCGATCCGTACGCCGCGCCCCTGGCCCGGCGCTATCTGCCCGCGGCGCTGCACGCGCACCTGCTGCCGCACCTGGACCGCCTGGGCGAACTGGCGGGCGGCGTGATGGACGAACTGGCGGCCACCGCCGACAAGCATCCGCCCACCCTGTCGGTGCGCAGCCGGGCCGGCGCCGACGAGTCACGCATCGACAAGCATCCCGCCTATGTCGAGCTGGAACGCCTGGCCTACAGCGAATTCGGCCTGGCGGCGCTGTCGCATCGCGGCGGCGTGCTGGGCTGGCCCGAGCCGATGCCCGCCGCCGCCAAGTACGCGCTCAGCCACCTGTTCGTACAGGCTGAATTCGGCCTGTGCTGCCCGGTCAGCATGACCGACTCGCTGGCGCGCACGCTGCGCAAGTTCGGCGACCCGGCGCTGGTCGAACGGGTGCTGCCGCAGGTCACCAGCCAGGATTTCGATGCCCTGCGCCAGGGCGCCATGTTCATGACCGAACAGGGCGCCGGCTCGGACGTCAGCGCCACCGAGGTCACGGCCACGCGCCAGGATGACGACAGCTGGCGCATCCACGGCGACAAATGGTTCTGCTCCAACCCCGACGCCGGCTTCGCCATGGTGCTGGCGCGCAGCGAAAGCGAGCCCGGCCTGAAGGGCGTGTCGCTGTTCCTGCTGCCGCGCGACCTGGCGGACGGCACGCACAACCACTACCGCATCCTGCGCCTGAAGGACAAGCTCGGCACCCGTTCCATGGCCAGCGGCGAAATCCGCCTGGAAGGCGCGGTGGCGTGGCTGGTGGGCGAGCGCGGCAAGGGCTTCAAGCACATGGCCGACATGATCAACAACTCGCGCCTGTCCAACGGCATGCGGGCGGCCGGCCTGATGCGCCGCGCCGTCACCGAGGCCACCTACGTCTCGCAACACCGCCGCGCGTTCGGCAAGCGCCTGATCGACATGCCGCTGATGCAGCGCCAGCTGGTGAAGATGACGGTATGGGCCGAGCAGGCCCGCAGCGTCATGTTCCAGACCGCCCGCGCCCTGGCCGACGCCGACCAGGGCCGGGGCGATCCGGCGCTGGCGCGCATCCTGACGCCGCTGATCAAGTTCCGCGCCTGCCGCGATGCGCGCAAGGTCACCGGCGACGCCATGGAAGTGCGCGGCGGCTGCGGCTACATCGAGGAATGGACCGAGCCGCGCCTGGTGCGCGACGCGCACCTGGGCTCGATCTGGGAAGGCACCAGCAACATCGTGGCGCTGGACGTGCTGCGCGCCATCAGGAAAGAGGGCTCGCTGCCCGCGCTGCGCCGGCATGTCGACCAGTTGCTGGCCGAAGGCCTGCCCTGCCCGCCGGCGCTCGCCGCCACCCAGGCCGACGCGCTGGAACGGACCTATGCGCTGGCCGAACATGCCGCGCAGGGCGACCACGCCGAACTGGCGCGGCAGGCCGCCTCGCTGCTGTACCACGCGGTATCGATGGCGGCGCTGCGCTGGGAAGCCGCCGGCGACGGGCTGGCCAGCCGCGCCCTACTGGCCGACCAGGTGCTGCAACATCGCCTGGCCCCGCGCGACCCGTGCGCGATTCCCGCCGACGAAAGCGCCGCCTGTCGCGGCATC
- a CDS encoding LysR family transcriptional regulator translates to MDLDPRLLRYFIAVAEERHFSRAAARLHISQPPLSYAIRQLEDNVGARLLARTSRHVELTAAGQVLYREALTLLRQAEDVRMLVQRVDAGLRGRLRIGFVGSMLYRGLPALLESMRAELPDVEHVLTELNSHDQIEAVRRGEQDLGFIHANPVPAGVAARDLLAEPFVVCLPQSHALAGRRSLALADLAGDDFVFFARAASPSYYETVLSLCVGAGFMPVVRHEVRHWLSVASLVSQGLGVSIVPSCLSRSGLAGTRFIAFEHQARSVSQVIWPQEGRSPLQEKALALVERQFPAG, encoded by the coding sequence ATGGACCTGGACCCGCGCCTGCTGCGCTATTTCATCGCCGTGGCCGAAGAACGCCATTTCAGCCGCGCCGCCGCGCGCCTGCACATTTCCCAGCCGCCCTTGAGCTACGCCATCCGCCAGCTCGAGGACAACGTCGGCGCGCGCCTGCTGGCGCGCACCAGCCGCCACGTCGAACTGACCGCCGCCGGCCAGGTGCTGTACCGCGAGGCCCTGACGCTGCTGCGCCAGGCCGAGGACGTGCGCATGCTGGTGCAGCGGGTCGACGCCGGCCTGCGCGGCCGGTTGCGCATCGGCTTCGTGGGGTCGATGCTGTACCGCGGCCTGCCGGCGCTGCTGGAGTCCATGCGGGCCGAACTGCCGGACGTCGAGCACGTGCTGACCGAATTGAATTCGCACGACCAGATCGAGGCGGTGCGGCGCGGCGAACAGGACCTGGGCTTCATCCATGCCAACCCGGTGCCGGCCGGCGTGGCGGCGCGCGATCTGTTGGCCGAACCCTTCGTGGTGTGCCTGCCGCAAAGCCATGCGCTGGCCGGGCGGCGTTCGTTGGCGTTGGCGGACCTGGCCGGCGATGATTTCGTGTTCTTCGCCCGCGCCGCCTCGCCGAGCTATTACGAGACTGTGCTGTCGCTGTGCGTGGGGGCGGGCTTCATGCCCGTGGTCCGCCACGAGGTGCGCCACTGGCTCAGCGTGGCTTCGCTGGTGTCGCAGGGCCTGGGCGTGTCGATCGTGCCGTCGTGCCTGTCGCGCAGCGGCCTGGCGGGCACCCGGTTCATCGCGTTCGAGCACCAGGCGCGCTCGGTCAGCCAGGTGATCTGGCCGCAAGAGGGCCGGTCGCCGCTGCAGGAAAAGGCGCTGGCGCTGGTCGAGCGCCAGTTCCCCGCGGGCTGA
- a CDS encoding fumarylacetoacetate hydrolase family protein, producing MKWIRCTHDGETFYGILDEDRITPVRGDPFNGHEKRNESLRLADVRIEVPVIPPTFYCVGLNYVQHIGTEGKNIPTQPDVGYRANNALLAHGQDVLMPADANRVHYEGELVVVIGKRMKHVRPDEVRAGILGYTIGNDVSARDWQASDRTFWRSKNTDTFKPMGPWIETDPDLARMETVVSVNGRESTRFGTGDMLFGVDTFISTMSRYLTLQPGDILWMGTDGHSPDLRDGDVVDVTLTGLGTLTNRFARLPD from the coding sequence ATGAAATGGATACGCTGCACCCACGACGGCGAAACGTTCTACGGCATCCTCGATGAAGACCGCATCACGCCGGTGCGCGGCGACCCGTTCAACGGCCATGAAAAGCGCAACGAATCGCTGCGCCTGGCCGACGTGCGGATCGAAGTGCCGGTGATTCCACCGACCTTCTATTGCGTCGGCCTGAACTATGTCCAGCACATCGGCACCGAGGGCAAGAACATTCCCACCCAGCCCGACGTCGGCTACCGCGCCAACAACGCGCTGCTGGCGCATGGACAGGACGTGCTGATGCCGGCCGACGCCAACCGCGTGCACTACGAGGGCGAACTGGTGGTGGTGATCGGCAAGCGCATGAAGCACGTGCGGCCCGACGAGGTGCGCGCCGGCATCCTCGGCTACACCATCGGCAACGACGTCAGCGCGCGCGATTGGCAGGCGTCCGACCGCACTTTCTGGCGCTCCAAGAACACCGACACCTTCAAGCCGATGGGGCCCTGGATCGAGACCGACCCGGACCTGGCGCGCATGGAGACGGTGGTCAGCGTCAACGGCCGCGAGAGCACCCGCTTCGGCACCGGCGACATGCTGTTCGGCGTGGATACCTTCATCAGCACGATGAGCCGCTACCTCACCTTGCAGCCCGGCGACATCCTGTGGATGGGCACCGACGGCCATTCGCCCGACCTGCGCGACGGCGACGTAGTCGACGTGACGCTGACGGGTTTGGGCACGCTCACCAACCGCTTCGCTCGGCTGCCGGACTGA
- a CDS encoding nuclear transport factor 2 family protein, with translation MSDTLSLCHNQVMACFRDLDESRYDDLVRRLAPDGVWLRQGQTLAGRDAVLAALARRSATQRIHHLICNLAAHAWSADHCALRGYMLVVRHDSGSPLSGPAPLAGVDTIRTLRVELARRDGEWLIARMANDEPSFSAQAA, from the coding sequence ATGAGCGACACCCTGTCCCTCTGCCACAACCAGGTCATGGCGTGCTTTCGCGACCTGGATGAAAGCCGCTACGACGACCTGGTGCGGCGCCTCGCTCCCGACGGCGTCTGGCTGCGCCAGGGCCAGACGCTGGCGGGCCGCGACGCCGTGCTGGCGGCGCTGGCGCGCCGCTCCGCGACCCAGCGCATCCATCACCTGATCTGCAACCTGGCGGCGCACGCCTGGAGCGCGGACCACTGCGCGCTGCGCGGCTACATGCTGGTGGTGCGGCATGACAGCGGCAGCCCGCTGTCCGGCCCGGCGCCGCTGGCGGGCGTGGACACCATCCGCACCCTGCGCGTCGAACTGGCGCGCCGCGACGGCGAATGGCTCATCGCCCGCATGGCCAATGACGAACCCAGTTTTTCCGCCCAGGCGGCCTGA
- a CDS encoding alpha-hydroxy acid oxidase codes for MTARLDDCYSIERLRLAARARLPRPVFDFFDGGAEDEITLRENAGAFQRLRLAPRVLRDVSRVDATAMLVGAPAALPCAIAPTGAVGFGWRGGDVALARAAAQAGIPYTLSTSATASIEEIADRAPGRLWFQAYILQDKGRLADLIRRAGAAGYEALMITVDLPVGGKRERDLAHGLAFPMKINPRNFFQFARKPAWSLDMLLRRPPAMPSLAGLARVATDRKAMKSVAGRNYDPAFKLDDLARLREGWQGKLIVKGVVNALDVDAIVAIGADALVVSNHGGRQLDTGIATLAALPEVIAAARGRVPVLLDGGVRRGSDIFKALALGAAGVLTGRATLYGVLAGGHPGACKALEILRDELARTMQLCGADTLAAIDETMLRMTSP; via the coding sequence ATGACCGCCCGGCTGGACGATTGCTATTCCATCGAGCGCCTGCGGCTCGCGGCCCGGGCGCGCCTGCCGCGGCCGGTGTTCGACTTCTTCGACGGCGGCGCCGAGGACGAGATCACGCTGCGCGAGAACGCCGGCGCGTTCCAGCGCCTGCGACTGGCGCCGCGGGTGCTGCGCGATGTCTCGCGGGTGGATGCCACGGCGATGCTTGTCGGCGCCCCCGCCGCCCTGCCCTGCGCCATCGCGCCCACCGGCGCGGTGGGCTTCGGCTGGCGCGGCGGCGACGTGGCGCTGGCGCGCGCCGCCGCCCAGGCCGGCATTCCCTACACCCTGTCCACGTCCGCCACCGCGTCGATCGAGGAGATCGCCGACCGGGCGCCCGGACGGCTCTGGTTCCAGGCCTACATCCTGCAGGACAAGGGCCGGCTCGCCGACCTGATCCGGCGTGCCGGGGCCGCCGGCTACGAGGCGCTGATGATCACGGTGGATCTGCCGGTAGGCGGCAAGCGCGAACGCGACCTGGCGCACGGCCTGGCGTTTCCCATGAAGATCAACCCGCGCAACTTCTTCCAGTTCGCGCGCAAGCCCGCCTGGTCGCTGGACATGCTGCTGCGGCGGCCGCCGGCCATGCCCAGCCTGGCGGGGCTGGCGCGGGTCGCAACGGACCGCAAGGCCATGAAATCCGTCGCCGGCCGCAACTACGATCCGGCGTTCAAGCTCGACGACCTGGCGCGGCTGCGCGAAGGCTGGCAGGGCAAGCTCATCGTCAAGGGCGTGGTCAATGCCCTGGACGTGGACGCCATCGTCGCTATCGGCGCCGACGCGCTGGTCGTCTCCAACCACGGCGGGCGGCAGCTCGACACCGGCATCGCGACGCTGGCCGCCTTGCCGGAAGTGATCGCCGCCGCGCGCGGCCGGGTGCCGGTGCTGCTGGACGGCGGCGTGCGGCGCGGCAGCGACATCTTCAAGGCGCTGGCGCTGGGCGCGGCCGGTGTGTTGACCGGCCGCGCCACGCTCTACGGCGTGCTGGCGGGCGGTCACCCCGGCGCCTGCAAGGCGCTGGAGATATTGCGCGACGAGCTGGCGCGCACCATGCAACTGTGCGGCGCGGACACGCTGGCCGCCATCGATGAAACCATGCTGAGGATGACATCCCCATGA
- a CDS encoding Bug family tripartite tricarboxylate transporter substrate binding protein, with amino-acid sequence MNTKKWTTLLCAALIGAGVAAPALADDYPSRPIRMEVGYAAGGPTDVIARILAKRMSESLNTSIVVENKPGASASIAANDVMRAEPDGYKVLVTSLTLNVNPLLYPERYNYDAVKDFTPVGNFAKLPMVVVTSYGSPYKTMQELVAAAKASPDKLTFGSSGIGGSAHLTAEMLANMTGARMMHVPFKGNGPALQEMLAGRISFMFYPSVGIANYVAQKQLRVLAIGTREPQPDFPGVPTLESLGYPGFDEAATWVGMLAPPATPKAIVDKLNRAANEALADPAVRQQLASLGALADGGTPQQFSQFLVQDRKRWADVIKKGNVKGE; translated from the coding sequence ATGAACACAAAAAAATGGACCACGCTGCTGTGCGCCGCGCTGATCGGCGCGGGCGTTGCCGCGCCCGCCCTGGCCGACGACTACCCGTCGCGGCCGATCCGCATGGAAGTCGGCTACGCTGCCGGCGGGCCGACCGACGTGATCGCGCGCATTCTCGCCAAGCGCATGTCCGAGAGCCTGAATACCTCGATCGTGGTGGAGAACAAGCCGGGGGCCAGCGCGTCCATCGCCGCCAACGACGTGATGCGCGCCGAACCCGACGGCTACAAGGTGCTGGTGACCTCGCTCACGCTGAACGTGAATCCGTTGCTGTACCCCGAGCGCTACAACTATGACGCGGTCAAGGATTTCACGCCCGTCGGCAACTTCGCCAAGCTGCCCATGGTGGTGGTGACCAGCTATGGCTCGCCCTACAAGACCATGCAGGAGCTGGTGGCCGCGGCCAAGGCCAGTCCGGACAAGCTCACCTTCGGCTCGTCGGGCATCGGCGGGTCGGCGCACCTGACGGCCGAGATGCTGGCCAACATGACCGGCGCGCGCATGATGCACGTGCCCTTCAAGGGCAACGGGCCGGCCCTCCAGGAAATGCTGGCGGGCCGCATTTCGTTCATGTTCTATCCCAGCGTCGGCATCGCCAACTACGTGGCGCAGAAGCAATTGCGCGTGCTGGCCATCGGCACGCGCGAGCCGCAGCCCGACTTCCCCGGCGTGCCGACGCTCGAAAGCCTGGGCTATCCCGGCTTCGACGAAGCCGCCACCTGGGTGGGCATGCTGGCGCCGCCCGCCACGCCCAAGGCCATCGTCGACAAGCTGAACCGGGCCGCCAACGAGGCCCTGGCCGATCCGGCGGTGCGGCAACAGCTCGCCTCGCTCGGCGCCCTGGCCGACGGCGGCACGCCGCAACAGTTCAGCCAATTCCTGGTGCAGGACCGCAAGCGCTGGGCCGACGTGATCAAGAAAGGCAATGTCAAAGGCGAATGA
- a CDS encoding TauD/TfdA dioxygenase family protein — translation MKIVAGEGPLGARILDIDLARPLADADYRAIEAALGQHGVVSFPKQALEARHLKAFAERFGTLEVNVANMYFEPGLPEVMILSNMVENGKPVGLSDAGQDWHTDMSYSRTIAFSNVLYGIHIPMRDGKSLGNTEFCNMHAAYDDLPQALKDELDGMTITHDFNKFWEMMRREKGSTRPPLTEEQKRRKPPVSHPVFLTHPITGRKVLYANPGYSVRINELPEARSAEVLDFLFRHQLQEKYRYRHQWQEGDVLMWDNMGTIHNAVADYRPDEPRLIKRCQVMADRYFPDQY, via the coding sequence ATGAAAATCGTTGCTGGCGAAGGCCCGTTGGGCGCCCGCATCCTGGATATCGACCTGGCCCGCCCCCTGGCCGACGCCGACTATCGCGCCATCGAGGCGGCGCTGGGCCAGCATGGCGTGGTCAGCTTCCCGAAACAGGCGCTGGAGGCGCGGCACCTGAAGGCGTTCGCCGAGCGCTTCGGCACGCTGGAAGTGAACGTCGCCAACATGTACTTCGAGCCCGGCCTGCCGGAAGTGATGATCCTGTCGAACATGGTGGAGAACGGCAAGCCGGTGGGCCTGAGCGACGCCGGCCAGGACTGGCACACCGACATGTCCTACAGCCGAACCATCGCCTTCAGCAACGTGCTGTACGGCATCCACATCCCGATGCGCGACGGCAAGTCGCTGGGCAACACCGAGTTCTGCAACATGCACGCCGCCTATGACGACCTGCCGCAGGCATTGAAGGACGAGCTGGACGGCATGACCATCACCCACGACTTCAACAAGTTCTGGGAAATGATGCGGCGGGAAAAAGGCAGCACCCGGCCCCCGTTGACCGAGGAGCAGAAGCGCCGCAAGCCACCGGTGTCGCACCCCGTTTTCCTGACGCATCCGATCACGGGCCGCAAGGTGCTGTACGCCAACCCCGGCTATTCCGTCAGGATCAACGAATTGCCCGAGGCGCGCAGCGCCGAGGTGCTGGACTTCCTGTTCAGGCACCAGCTGCAGGAGAAGTACCGCTATCGCCACCAGTGGCAGGAAGGCGATGTGCTGATGTGGGACAACATGGGGACCATCCATAACGCCGTGGCCGACTACCGGCCGGACGAGCCGCGCCTGATCAAGCGCTGCCAGGTCATGGCGGACCGGTACTTCCCCGACCAATACTGA
- a CDS encoding iron-containing alcohol dehydrogenase family protein, with the protein MSQERPPAAAASAAAFDYHLFGTHVCFGDGVSALILKELDALGCFRPAILAQDAMARSAAFETLSACWSGLDHLRLPAVPRHSSVDFVETMAEKVRTFGADSLIAIGGGSVADSAKALALLLAEGGRLADHVTTFEPPATARIPRRVRPQLPIIGIPTTASGAETTSSFGVRRQDGHKLMFWNRGVAAATLLIDPRLSAGQPVALLRDSAMNGIAHALEALYSRGRSPVSDCIAVQAIRLFDSALDGDSLAAGDARGAILQAAHLAGLALSMARSCLHHAICHVVASRQRLSHGAVNSVILPHALAFNEAAAADALRPALDAINQRARRPHVTLSAWVRDIQRRHAMPARLSELGVAREALGAMARDVLTERGLALNPRPVSEAEASGILRAAF; encoded by the coding sequence ATGAGCCAAGAACGTCCCCCCGCTGCCGCCGCCAGCGCCGCCGCTTTCGACTACCACCTGTTCGGCACCCATGTGTGTTTCGGTGATGGCGTATCGGCCTTGATATTAAAGGAACTGGACGCGCTAGGCTGTTTCCGGCCGGCGATTCTGGCACAGGACGCGATGGCGCGATCCGCCGCTTTCGAGACCCTGTCCGCCTGTTGGAGCGGACTCGATCACCTGCGGCTTCCGGCGGTCCCGCGGCACTCCAGTGTCGATTTTGTGGAAACAATGGCCGAAAAAGTGCGGACATTCGGCGCGGACAGCCTGATCGCCATCGGCGGCGGCAGCGTGGCCGACAGCGCCAAGGCCCTGGCGCTGCTCCTGGCCGAAGGCGGCCGGCTGGCCGACCACGTCACCACCTTCGAACCGCCCGCCACGGCGCGCATTCCGCGCCGTGTCCGGCCGCAGCTGCCGATCATCGGCATCCCCACGACCGCCTCGGGCGCGGAAACCACGTCGTCGTTCGGCGTGCGCCGGCAAGACGGCCACAAGCTGATGTTCTGGAACCGCGGGGTGGCCGCGGCGACCCTGCTGATCGATCCGCGCCTGAGCGCGGGCCAACCCGTCGCGCTGCTGCGCGACAGTGCCATGAACGGCATCGCCCACGCACTGGAGGCCCTGTATTCGCGGGGACGATCGCCCGTGTCCGATTGCATCGCCGTGCAGGCGATCCGGCTGTTCGACAGCGCCCTCGACGGCGACAGCCTCGCCGCTGGCGACGCGCGCGGCGCGATCCTGCAAGCGGCGCATCTGGCCGGGCTGGCCCTGTCGATGGCGCGCAGCTGCCTGCATCACGCCATCTGCCATGTCGTGGCGTCGCGCCAGCGGTTGTCGCACGGCGCGGTCAACAGCGTGATCCTGCCGCATGCGCTGGCGTTCAACGAAGCGGCAGCGGCCGACGCGCTGCGGCCGGCGCTCGACGCAATCAACCAGCGGGCGCGCCGGCCGCACGTCACGCTGTCGGCCTGGGTGCGGGACATCCAGCGGCGCCACGCCATGCCCGCGCGGCTGTCGGAACTTGGCGTGGCACGCGAGGCGCTCGGCGCCATGGCCCGCGACGTCCTGACCGAACGAGGGCTGGCGCTCAATCCCCGGCCGGTATCCGAAGCCGAGGCCTCAGGAATTCTGCGGGCCGCTTTCTAG
- a CDS encoding LysR family transcriptional regulator produces the protein MNVIDCLEVFVEVGKSLSFSKAAESLASSRSAVTKKIAWLEAHFEVQLLNRNTKHVSLTESGRLLLENADTLALSLMNLKELVQGPVLTASGRIRIGTPPSFGTVHMVPAIQDFLARYPAIKVSLLIDDGRGDLIAENLDLSVRIAPRLKDSNQIAYKITLVPQVVVATRDYLARHGRPGKPQDLERHNCLVHNLKAPTGQWSFTDAQSNTHVVRVAGSFNSNLGEALMNMTKRGGGVSMHPRYMVEQDIADGALEVLLPGYEPQGLDIHAVVQTRRNQPDKVRLVVEHLRNWFKDADWKR, from the coding sequence ATGAACGTCATCGATTGCCTGGAAGTCTTCGTCGAAGTCGGCAAGAGCCTGAGTTTCTCCAAGGCGGCGGAAAGCCTGGCGTCGAGCCGCTCGGCGGTCACCAAGAAGATCGCCTGGCTCGAAGCGCACTTCGAAGTGCAACTGCTCAACCGCAATACCAAGCACGTCAGCCTGACCGAGAGCGGCCGCCTGCTGCTGGAAAACGCCGATACACTGGCGCTGAGCCTGATGAACCTGAAGGAGCTGGTGCAGGGGCCGGTGCTGACCGCCAGCGGCCGCATCCGCATCGGCACGCCGCCGTCGTTCGGCACCGTGCACATGGTGCCGGCGATCCAGGACTTCCTGGCGCGCTATCCCGCGATCAAGGTGTCGCTGCTGATCGATGACGGCCGTGGCGACCTGATCGCCGAAAATCTGGACCTGTCCGTGCGCATCGCGCCGCGGCTGAAGGATTCCAACCAGATCGCCTACAAGATCACGCTGGTGCCGCAAGTGGTGGTGGCGACGCGCGACTATCTGGCCCGCCACGGTCGGCCCGGGAAGCCGCAGGACCTGGAACGGCACAACTGCCTGGTGCACAACCTGAAGGCGCCCACCGGGCAATGGAGCTTCACCGACGCCCAGTCGAACACCCACGTGGTGCGGGTGGCGGGCTCGTTCAATTCGAACCTCGGGGAAGCGCTGATGAACATGACCAAGCGCGGCGGCGGGGTGTCGATGCACCCGCGCTACATGGTCGAACAGGACATTGCCGATGGCGCGCTGGAAGTGCTGCTGCCGGGCTACGAGCCGCAGGGGCTGGACATCCACGCGGTCGTGCAGACCCGCCGCAACCAGCCCGACAAGGTCAGGCTGGTCGTGGAACACCTGCGCAACTGGTTCAAGGACGCCGACTGGAAGCGCTGA
- the purU gene encoding formyltetrahydrofolate deformylase: MQHNDYILTLSCPDRTGIVFRVSGLLFESGCNILDSQQFGDEETGRFFLRVHFDLPAGAAPDALRARLDEMAAEYGMELQLHDARRKERLLIMVSKQGHCLNDLLFRVHSGQLHAEVAAIVSNHNDYASLAASYGIPFHHLPVTPDTKAEQERQVLALVDRYEIDLVVLARYMQILSADMCRALNGRAINIHHSFLPSFKGARPYHQAHARGVKIIGATAHFVTSDLDEGPIIDQDIERVDHTMTAQDLTQVGSDIESLVLSRAVRSHVEHRILLNRNKTVVFR, from the coding sequence ATGCAGCACAACGACTACATCCTGACCCTGTCCTGCCCCGACCGCACCGGCATCGTCTTCCGCGTCAGCGGCCTGTTGTTCGAATCGGGTTGCAACATCCTCGATTCGCAGCAATTTGGCGACGAGGAGACCGGCCGCTTCTTCCTGCGGGTGCACTTCGACCTGCCGGCCGGCGCGGCTCCGGACGCGCTGCGCGCCCGCCTGGACGAGATGGCGGCCGAGTACGGCATGGAGTTGCAGCTGCATGACGCCCGCCGCAAGGAACGCCTGCTGATCATGGTCAGCAAGCAGGGCCATTGCCTGAACGACCTGCTGTTCCGCGTGCACAGCGGCCAGCTGCATGCCGAAGTGGCCGCCATCGTCTCGAACCACAACGACTACGCCAGCCTGGCCGCGTCCTATGGCATCCCGTTCCACCACCTGCCCGTCACGCCCGACACCAAGGCCGAACAGGAACGCCAGGTGCTGGCGCTGGTGGACCGCTACGAGATCGACCTGGTGGTGCTGGCGCGCTACATGCAGATCCTGTCGGCCGACATGTGCCGCGCGCTGAACGGCCGCGCCATCAACATCCACCACAGCTTCCTGCCCAGCTTCAAGGGCGCCCGCCCGTACCACCAGGCGCATGCGCGCGGCGTGAAGATCATCGGCGCCACCGCCCACTTCGTCACCTCGGACCTGGACGAAGGCCCGATCATCGACCAGGATATCGAGCGCGTCGACCACACCATGACGGCGCAGGACCTGACCCAGGTCGGCAGCGACATCGAGTCGCTGGTGCTGTCGCGCGCCGTGCGCAGCCACGTCGAGCACCGCATCCTGCTGAACCGCAACAAGACCGTGGTGTTCCGCTAG